The Lentzea guizhouensis genome contains a region encoding:
- a CDS encoding alpha/beta fold hydrolase, translating to MTVFTADHRPAAGGRPLVAFMSALFAGGWIWDHPFAALADAGWPVLRTEEPICGVDAKIAGSVERLGDALMEAVDAVGAEEVVVCANSLGGLVAIDLAGRFPDRVRAIAVSGAPGLSADPDVGLNMDRRGDVRLQGEQFRDRMLAALFHGEPLFTDEQVESTAQLLRQGSAMVAMARSIRATRTYRVDPAMDKVTCPSLYIWGRHDRMTPIEPWLELVPRHAKTEFVTVEDCGHIPMIERGEVYTAELLRFLDRVTG from the coding sequence ATGACGGTCTTCACCGCCGACCACCGGCCCGCGGCGGGCGGGCGACCGCTGGTGGCCTTCATGTCCGCCCTGTTCGCGGGCGGCTGGATCTGGGACCACCCGTTCGCCGCCCTCGCCGACGCCGGGTGGCCGGTGCTGCGCACCGAGGAGCCCATCTGCGGGGTGGACGCGAAGATCGCGGGTTCCGTCGAACGCCTCGGGGACGCCCTGATGGAGGCCGTGGACGCGGTCGGCGCGGAGGAGGTCGTGGTCTGCGCGAACTCCCTGGGAGGTCTGGTCGCCATCGACCTCGCGGGCCGCTTCCCGGACCGGGTGAGAGCCATCGCGGTCAGCGGCGCACCCGGCCTGAGCGCCGACCCCGACGTGGGCTTGAACATGGACCGCCGCGGCGACGTGCGGTTGCAGGGCGAGCAGTTCCGCGACCGCATGCTGGCCGCCCTCTTCCACGGTGAACCGCTGTTCACCGACGAGCAGGTGGAGTCGACCGCGCAGCTGCTGCGCCAGGGCTCGGCGATGGTCGCGATGGCCCGCAGCATCCGCGCCACCAGGACCTACCGGGTCGACCCGGCGATGGACAAGGTCACATGCCCGTCGCTCTACATCTGGGGCCGCCACGACCGCATGACGCCGATCGAGCCGTGGCTCGAACTGGTGCCGCGGCACGCGAAGACCGAGTTCGTCACCGTCGAGGACTGCGGGCACATCCCGATGATCGAGCGCGGCGAGGTCTACACCGCCGAGCTGCTGCGGTTCCTCGACAGGGTCACCGGGTGA
- a CDS encoding ACP S-malonyltransferase — protein MIGFVFPGQGTVRVGMGGWLRRDPVGAAVVARADELLSEPVSQLCARGPLDKLVDTSHAQPAVIACNLAALAILRERGVEPDIVAGHSVGEISALCAAGVLDVDTALRLVATRARLMADLPETGGMTAVLGLTPQRVEELAAEAAGPGEPLVVGLENAPDHTVVSGATAAVERLVALSGAVGARKVVALKVSNAFHSPLMAGALDGWAEAVRATPMRSPRVPVVPNATGEPTTDLPTIVDALITQLTARVRWTATMRVLADAETLVEVGDSKVLAGLLRGVGASCVSMADPAAVRRLRRPEPAA, from the coding sequence GTGATCGGCTTCGTGTTCCCCGGTCAAGGAACGGTCCGGGTCGGCATGGGCGGCTGGCTGCGCCGTGACCCGGTGGGCGCGGCGGTGGTCGCGCGCGCCGACGAACTGCTGTCCGAACCGGTGTCGCAGCTGTGCGCCCGCGGGCCGCTGGACAAGCTCGTCGACACCTCGCACGCGCAGCCCGCCGTGATCGCGTGCAACCTCGCCGCGCTCGCGATTCTGCGGGAACGCGGCGTGGAACCGGACATCGTCGCCGGGCACAGCGTCGGTGAGATCAGCGCGCTGTGCGCGGCGGGCGTGCTGGACGTCGACACCGCGCTGCGCCTGGTCGCCACCCGCGCCCGGCTGATGGCCGACCTGCCGGAGACCGGTGGCATGACCGCCGTGCTGGGGTTGACGCCACAGCGGGTGGAGGAACTGGCCGCCGAGGCCGCAGGGCCGGGTGAGCCGCTGGTCGTCGGCCTGGAGAACGCGCCGGACCACACCGTGGTCTCCGGCGCGACCGCCGCCGTCGAGCGGCTCGTCGCGCTGTCCGGGGCGGTCGGTGCCCGCAAGGTGGTGGCGCTCAAGGTGAGCAACGCGTTCCACTCGCCGCTGATGGCGGGTGCGCTGGACGGCTGGGCCGAGGCGGTGCGCGCGACACCGATGCGCTCGCCGCGCGTCCCGGTGGTCCCGAACGCGACCGGCGAACCCACCACGGACCTGCCGACCATCGTGGACGCGTTGATCACGCAGCTCACGGCTCGGGTGCGGTGGACCGCGACGATGCGCGTGCTCGCCGATGCCGAGACCCTGGTCGAGGTCGGCGACAGCAAGGTGCTCGCGGGGCTGCTGCGCGGCGTCGGCGCGAGCTGCGTCAGCATGGCCGACCCGGCCGCCGTGCGCAGGCTGCGCCGCCCGGAGCCCGCGGCATGA
- a CDS encoding aminomethyltransferase family protein codes for MESLTSPVKAAHPEGAVHGTVLDAEVALRFSTLDAEYEAIRERAALLDLSGERIIELSGSGAIDFAQKVLARDVEYLTAERCMTSLVLAEDGAVVDQVVVWGREDGLLLESSTGAGTRLLEHLRAHAESGVDITDRTAEYALFGLEGPYAWGLVGRLIDGELAALPFESVVDSQWDGVDILFARTGVTGEYGYKVLVPRESAERLWTKALEHAVPAGQEAVELAMLEVRQPVVRHEAGEGVDVLEMGAGWLVDITKDEFIGRDAVVAAFEGAAERRTVGFSGGTEVPEPGTPVTVGGEKIGEVVHAVHSMGLKSSLGLLRLPPDLAAAGLTLTVGDTEVITLTSPYVTPKSWSTPII; via the coding sequence ATGGAATCCCTGACGTCGCCGGTGAAGGCCGCGCACCCCGAGGGCGCCGTGCACGGCACCGTCCTGGACGCCGAGGTCGCGCTCCGGTTCAGCACGCTCGACGCCGAGTACGAGGCGATCCGGGAGCGGGCCGCCCTGCTGGACCTGTCCGGGGAGCGGATCATCGAGCTCTCCGGCAGCGGCGCCATCGACTTCGCGCAGAAGGTGCTGGCGCGCGACGTGGAGTACCTGACCGCCGAGCGCTGCATGACGAGCCTGGTGCTCGCCGAGGACGGCGCCGTCGTGGACCAGGTCGTGGTGTGGGGCCGGGAGGACGGCCTGCTGCTGGAGTCCTCCACCGGCGCGGGCACCCGGCTGCTGGAGCACCTGCGCGCGCACGCCGAGTCCGGTGTGGACATCACCGACCGCACCGCCGAGTACGCGCTCTTCGGCCTGGAGGGCCCGTACGCGTGGGGCCTGGTCGGCCGGCTGATCGACGGTGAGCTGGCCGCGCTGCCGTTCGAGTCTGTTGTGGACAGTCAGTGGGACGGTGTGGACATCCTCTTCGCCCGCACCGGCGTGACGGGCGAGTACGGCTACAAGGTGCTGGTGCCGCGCGAGTCGGCCGAGCGGCTGTGGACCAAGGCGCTGGAGCACGCCGTGCCCGCCGGTCAGGAGGCCGTGGAGCTGGCGATGCTGGAGGTGCGGCAGCCGGTCGTGCGGCACGAGGCGGGCGAGGGCGTCGACGTGCTGGAGATGGGCGCGGGCTGGCTCGTGGACATCACCAAGGACGAGTTCATCGGACGTGACGCCGTGGTGGCCGCCTTCGAGGGCGCGGCCGAGCGCCGCACGGTCGGCTTCTCCGGCGGCACCGAGGTGCCCGAGCCGGGGACACCGGTCACCGTGGGCGGGGAGAAGATCGGCGAGGTCGTCCACGCCGTGCACAGCATGGGGCTGAAGTCCTCCCTCGGCCTGCTGCGGCTGCCGCCGGACCTGGCCGCCGCCGGGCTCACGCTCACCGTCGGCGACACCGAGGTCATCACGCTGACCAGCCCGTACGTCACGCCCAAGAGCTGGAGCACCCCGATCATCTGA
- a CDS encoding alpha/beta fold hydrolase, protein MTVEHTGIDVVVVGGGIAGASAAANLALNGLSVVLLEKQETYQDIVRGEWIAPWGLREAQTLGVEEAFGIGGAWEIREWTQWDETVDPAEAETVDMTRFVPGVGGPMSFPHHEVCALMAEQAEDGATVVMGAQRVQVTAGTRPEVRWTRAGQEHLARPRMVIGATGRGCTVGRQVGVSMATSVHHWGGGLRVTGLDDWPMDVQAMGTEDEKMFMVFPQGDGNARLYINFPTANRKLYQGPEGERRFIADFELASLPDRGKAVYSAARSIGPLKLWPSVAMFPEQPIVQDGARADGRELRRVGDRPAQHGPARGRAGVRVQRVLRREAVQGEGMNVKDTLLTGSVHVNGIDIAYVDKGEGDPVVLLHGFPDSHYLWRHQIDPLVEAGFRVIAPDLRGFGESGKPQEVEAYDMRTIVNDVVALTQHLGIPKAHIVGHDWGAAIAWMYAFLMPRRVDHLAVLSVGHPGVFGTPSIEQRKASWYMLFYQFPGVSEQLLRRNGWRLFKEIMGGEGDHQRYPRELAKPGALTAALNWYRANRSPEAELRVEGNFPPVLAPTLGIWSTGDKALLEEGMTGSVKFVKGSWRYERVEDASHWIPLDQPEIVTKLLLGFLGTEKAAAVPTRRRRL, encoded by the coding sequence ATGACCGTCGAGCACACCGGGATCGACGTCGTCGTGGTGGGCGGCGGTATCGCGGGCGCGTCCGCCGCGGCCAACCTCGCGCTGAACGGCCTGTCCGTGGTGCTGCTGGAGAAGCAGGAGACCTACCAGGACATCGTGCGCGGCGAGTGGATCGCGCCGTGGGGCCTGCGCGAGGCGCAGACGCTGGGCGTGGAGGAGGCGTTCGGCATCGGCGGCGCGTGGGAGATCCGCGAGTGGACGCAGTGGGACGAGACGGTCGACCCGGCCGAGGCGGAGACCGTGGACATGACGCGGTTCGTGCCCGGTGTCGGCGGCCCCATGTCGTTCCCGCACCACGAGGTCTGCGCGCTGATGGCCGAGCAGGCCGAGGACGGCGCGACCGTGGTCATGGGCGCGCAGCGCGTCCAGGTCACCGCCGGAACCCGCCCGGAGGTCCGCTGGACCCGTGCCGGGCAGGAACACCTGGCCAGGCCGCGCATGGTCATCGGCGCCACCGGCCGAGGCTGCACGGTCGGCCGCCAGGTCGGCGTGTCCATGGCGACCTCGGTGCACCACTGGGGCGGCGGGCTGCGGGTCACCGGCCTGGACGACTGGCCGATGGACGTGCAGGCGATGGGCACCGAGGACGAGAAGATGTTCATGGTGTTCCCGCAGGGCGACGGCAACGCCCGGCTCTACATCAACTTCCCGACCGCCAACCGGAAGCTCTACCAGGGCCCGGAGGGCGAGAGGCGGTTCATCGCGGACTTCGAGCTGGCGTCCCTGCCCGACCGCGGCAAGGCCGTGTACAGCGCCGCGAGGTCGATCGGGCCGCTCAAGCTGTGGCCGTCGGTGGCGATGTTCCCCGAGCAGCCGATCGTCCAGGACGGCGCGCGAGCTGATGGCCGAGAACTTCGCCGCGTCGGTGACCGGCCTGCTCAACATGGTCCCGCCCGAGGACGTGCCGGAGTTCGGGTTCAGCGAGTTCTTCGCCGAGAGGCTGTTCAGGGAGAGGGCATGAACGTCAAGGACACCCTGCTGACCGGGTCGGTGCACGTCAACGGCATCGACATCGCGTACGTGGACAAGGGCGAGGGTGACCCGGTCGTGCTGCTGCACGGCTTCCCCGACTCGCACTACCTGTGGCGGCACCAGATCGACCCCCTGGTGGAGGCGGGCTTCCGCGTCATCGCGCCCGACCTGCGCGGCTTCGGCGAGTCGGGCAAGCCGCAGGAGGTCGAGGCGTACGACATGCGCACGATCGTCAACGACGTCGTGGCCCTGACGCAGCACCTCGGCATCCCCAAGGCGCACATCGTCGGGCACGACTGGGGCGCCGCCATCGCGTGGATGTACGCGTTCCTGATGCCGCGCCGCGTCGACCACCTCGCCGTGCTGTCGGTCGGCCACCCCGGCGTGTTCGGCACGCCGTCGATCGAGCAGCGCAAGGCCAGCTGGTACATGCTCTTCTACCAGTTCCCCGGCGTGAGCGAGCAGCTGCTGCGGCGCAACGGGTGGCGGCTGTTCAAGGAGATCATGGGCGGCGAGGGCGACCACCAGCGCTACCCGCGCGAGCTGGCCAAGCCGGGTGCGCTCACCGCGGCGCTGAACTGGTACCGCGCCAACCGCTCACCCGAGGCAGAGCTGCGCGTGGAGGGCAACTTCCCGCCCGTGCTCGCGCCCACCCTCGGCATCTGGTCCACCGGGGACAAGGCGCTGCTCGAAGAGGGCATGACGGGCTCGGTGAAGTTCGTCAAGGGCTCGTGGCGCTACGAGCGCGTCGAGGACGCCAGCCACTGGATCCCGCTGGACCAGCCGGAGATCGTCACCAAGCTGCTGCTGGGTTTCCTGGGCACCGAGAAGGCCGCGGCGGTGCCCACCCGGCGGCGCCGGCTCTGA
- a CDS encoding FAD-dependent monooxygenase, translated as MADFEVDVLIVGGGPVGLAASIECSRHGLTSLLVERHPGTSIFPKARLVSTRTMELVRAWGLAEEVERVGLPREDSLAVGVGSSLTAADFHREVAPVAEDAPHSPTYTYICAQDRFEVVLRDLAESSPGSDVRFSTTLTSLDQDESGVDAVVESASGRAVVRARYAIAADGGRSTVRERLGIGVEGPPPLGHMISIMFDADLVPLLTDRMCALYFIRSAIPCAVEAVDNQRRWIIQTGYDPAEGGSEADFTPEFCVQVVREAVGVPDLDVELVGVMPWLQQAVTATRFRSGRVFLAGDSAHVSTPQGGFGMNCGIQDAHNLVWKLAAVLSGTAGEALLDTYDAERHPIGERTVGESLANAFITFQMMEGKLSMKEAITQQAGRRSCEGLVLGFHYDSAAVVPDGTDAPVVEDPYRTYAPTARPGHRAPHLPLTRGAESLSTLDLFGAGLVLLTPAGSGWAQAAKEVGSRTGVAITAVEVSADGSTAVVSPDWASVYGVGAVGAVLVRPDGHVAWRSTAAASADALTAAVDAVLARG; from the coding sequence ATGGCTGACTTCGAGGTCGACGTCCTGATCGTGGGTGGTGGCCCGGTCGGCCTCGCCGCGTCGATCGAGTGCTCCCGGCACGGGTTGACGTCGCTGCTGGTGGAGCGGCATCCCGGGACGTCGATCTTCCCCAAGGCGCGCCTGGTGTCCACCCGCACGATGGAGCTGGTGCGGGCGTGGGGACTGGCGGAGGAGGTCGAGCGCGTCGGCCTGCCGCGCGAGGACAGCCTGGCCGTCGGTGTCGGCTCCTCGCTGACCGCGGCCGACTTCCACCGCGAGGTCGCCCCGGTCGCCGAGGACGCGCCGCACAGCCCCACGTACACCTACATCTGCGCGCAGGACAGGTTCGAGGTGGTGCTGCGAGACCTGGCCGAGAGCTCGCCCGGCTCGGACGTCAGGTTCTCCACCACCCTCACGTCCCTGGACCAGGACGAGTCCGGTGTGGACGCGGTGGTGGAGTCCGCGTCCGGGCGCGCCGTCGTGCGCGCCCGCTACGCCATCGCGGCCGACGGCGGGCGCAGCACCGTGCGCGAGCGGCTCGGCATCGGCGTCGAGGGCCCGCCACCACTCGGGCACATGATCAGCATCATGTTCGACGCCGACCTGGTGCCGCTGCTGACCGACAGGATGTGCGCGCTGTACTTCATCCGCAGCGCGATCCCGTGCGCGGTGGAGGCGGTGGACAACCAGCGGCGCTGGATCATCCAGACCGGCTACGACCCGGCGGAGGGTGGCAGCGAAGCCGATTTCACGCCCGAGTTCTGCGTGCAGGTGGTGCGCGAGGCCGTCGGCGTACCGGACCTGGACGTCGAACTGGTCGGCGTGATGCCGTGGCTGCAACAGGCGGTGACCGCGACGCGCTTCCGCTCGGGCCGGGTGTTCCTGGCGGGCGACTCGGCGCACGTGTCGACGCCGCAGGGCGGGTTCGGGATGAACTGCGGCATCCAGGACGCGCACAACCTGGTGTGGAAGCTGGCGGCGGTGCTGTCGGGCACGGCCGGCGAGGCTCTGCTCGACACCTACGACGCCGAGCGGCACCCGATCGGCGAGCGCACCGTCGGCGAGAGCCTGGCGAACGCCTTCATCACGTTCCAGATGATGGAGGGCAAGCTGTCCATGAAGGAGGCCATCACGCAGCAGGCGGGCCGGCGCAGCTGCGAGGGCCTGGTCCTCGGCTTCCACTACGACTCCGCCGCCGTCGTGCCGGACGGCACCGACGCACCGGTGGTCGAGGACCCCTACCGGACGTACGCGCCGACCGCGCGACCGGGCCACCGCGCGCCGCACCTGCCCCTGACCCGGGGTGCGGAGAGCTTGTCCACATTGGACCTGTTCGGTGCGGGGCTCGTCCTGCTCACCCCGGCGGGCAGCGGCTGGGCGCAGGCGGCGAAGGAGGTCGGCTCCCGGACCGGCGTGGCGATCACGGCGGTCGAGGTGTCGGCCGACGGCTCGACCGCGGTGGTGTCACCGGACTGGGCCTCGGTCTACGGCGTGGGTGCGGTGGGCGCGGTGCTGGTGCGGCCGGACGGTCACGTGGCCTGGCGCAGCACGGCTGCCGCGTCGGCGGACGCGCTGACGGCGGCGGTCGACGCCGTTCTCGCACGTGGGTGA
- a CDS encoding beta-ketoacyl synthase N-terminal-like domain-containing protein codes for MNNLSRMAIAASRLAWEDAGLKLPRAALDNVGVIFATAAGSVESTGGFDESVLANPNKPAVLSFSNVVLNATGGAVCQTLGLRGPTTTICNGGASASIALDCAVETIRTGKADVVIVVAADESPEPGDGTRVDPYDRNWARRPSRRVGGPGRRVRRARRRQGRPRTRGAGQRPRAREWTARRRPSRWTARWRPSGPARRTW; via the coding sequence ATGAACAACCTGTCCCGCATGGCGATCGCCGCCTCCCGGCTGGCCTGGGAGGACGCCGGGCTGAAGCTGCCCCGCGCCGCCCTGGACAACGTGGGCGTCATCTTCGCCACCGCGGCGGGCTCGGTGGAGAGCACCGGCGGGTTCGACGAGAGCGTGCTGGCCAACCCGAACAAGCCCGCCGTGCTCAGCTTCTCCAACGTGGTGCTCAACGCCACCGGCGGCGCGGTCTGCCAGACCCTGGGCCTGCGCGGCCCGACCACGACGATCTGCAACGGCGGCGCGTCGGCGTCCATCGCGCTGGACTGCGCGGTGGAGACCATCCGGACCGGCAAGGCGGACGTGGTGATCGTGGTCGCCGCCGACGAGTCACCGGAGCCCGGCGACGGCACGCGGGTCGACCCCTACGACCGGAACTGGGCGAGGCGTCCGTCGCGCCGCGTCGGTGGCCCTGGTCGTCGAGTCCGCCGCGCACGCCGCCGCCAGGGGCGACCCCGTACGCGCGGTGCTGGGCAGCGCCCACGAGCGCGGGAGTGGACGGCGCGTCGGCGTCCATCGCGCTGGACTGCGCGGTGGAGACCATCCGGACCGGCAAGGCGGACGTGGTGA
- a CDS encoding phosphopantetheinyl transferase has product MTRWGSAAVAFGELTAPWQLVEPMPLEVVFTRPERLRSGAGRTLQHWAGRLAAKYAVLRLLDEPVTAEHLGAVEVLPLPTPLCSRTAACLHGHPPGVRLIGALDGREAAGTRVRVSVSHTADLAFAVALTAARLAEDHDREAVTAWT; this is encoded by the coding sequence ATGACCAGGTGGGGGAGCGCCGCGGTCGCCTTCGGCGAGCTGACGGCACCGTGGCAGCTGGTCGAGCCGATGCCGCTGGAGGTCGTGTTCACCCGCCCGGAACGGCTGCGGTCCGGCGCAGGGCGCACCCTCCAGCACTGGGCAGGCAGGCTCGCGGCCAAGTACGCCGTGCTGCGCCTGCTGGACGAGCCCGTGACCGCGGAGCACCTGGGTGCGGTGGAGGTGCTGCCCCTGCCCACGCCCCTGTGCAGCCGCACGGCGGCCTGCCTGCACGGTCACCCGCCGGGTGTGCGCCTGATCGGCGCGCTGGACGGCAGGGAGGCGGCGGGCACCCGCGTCCGGGTCTCCGTCAGCCACACCGCCGACCTCGCGTTCGCGGTGGCACTGACCGCGGCACGGCTGGCCGAGGACCACGACCGGGAAGCGGTGACCGCATGGACCTGA
- the fabZ gene encoding 3-hydroxyacyl-ACP dehydratase FabZ yields MTTTREPVRAGTSLTNDQLREILPHRWPFLLIDRVEKVEPGVGAVGIKNVAATEMWFQGHFPTAAVLPGVIVVEAMAQLAGVVFALAGAGPIGYLAGVRAMRFRRPVVPGDQLVLTADRTAGGRAFSEFKVSARVDGQVAAEGTITIADPAATSPTGKV; encoded by the coding sequence ATGACCACGACCCGGGAGCCCGTGCGGGCGGGGACGTCACTGACCAACGACCAGCTCCGGGAGATCTTGCCGCATCGATGGCCCTTCCTGCTGATCGACCGGGTCGAGAAGGTCGAGCCCGGCGTCGGCGCGGTCGGGATCAAGAACGTCGCGGCCACGGAGATGTGGTTCCAGGGGCACTTCCCGACAGCGGCCGTGCTTCCGGGCGTGATCGTCGTCGAGGCGATGGCCCAGCTCGCCGGCGTGGTGTTCGCCCTCGCCGGCGCGGGGCCGATCGGCTACCTCGCGGGCGTGCGGGCGATGCGGTTCCGCCGCCCCGTCGTGCCGGGGGACCAGCTCGTCCTCACCGCCGACCGCACGGCGGGAGGCCGGGCCTTCAGCGAGTTCAAGGTGAGCGCCAGGGTCGACGGCCAGGTCGCCGCCGAGGGCACCATCACCATCGCCGACCCGGCAGCCACCAGCCCTACCGGAAAGGTTTGA
- a CDS encoding acyl carrier protein codes for MTLDELRATAAARHDTCAQIKKMIVSRLDLPIEPAWITDDQPLFGRGLELDSLDVLELYVAIEAEFGVALYDSDMSVFGSVSRLADHVNPALVEQAPAGSA; via the coding sequence GTGACCCTCGACGAACTGCGCGCCACGGCGGCCGCCCGGCACGACACGTGCGCCCAGATCAAGAAGATGATCGTCTCGCGGCTCGACCTGCCGATCGAGCCCGCGTGGATCACCGACGACCAGCCGCTGTTCGGCCGCGGACTGGAGTTGGACAGCCTCGACGTGCTGGAGCTGTACGTGGCGATCGAGGCCGAGTTCGGTGTTGCCCTCTACGACAGCGACATGTCGGTGTTCGGTTCGGTGTCGCGCCTGGCCGACCACGTGAACCCGGCCCTGGTCGAGCAGGCGCCGGCCGGTTCGGCATGA
- a CDS encoding ester cyclase, which yields MDLIETAARWAAAWRERDAAARRTVAEFADPDTPEPVAGADLVAHVEAVLTRFPDLVLDFAPAADAGGTAVLTWTLAATHRAPYLGIPGTGGAAAVAGVDVLTVVDGAVRVRRHFDRVALASSLGHRARFLLSRDEVQEYGISARTTMGRTEYPRVLTFTYLDFRDDVEGADVDLLSTEVVKSLRASKGFLGVGTFEIGTRKYTVSAFDRPESVRAVHARPHQRSLRKFFRGGLCTGAYTSVWVLERETLHLRCPDCEEVVDVGAGKTCACGTTPTPDPLF from the coding sequence ATGGACCTGATCGAGACCGCCGCGCGGTGGGCCGCGGCCTGGCGCGAACGCGACGCCGCCGCCCGTCGGACGGTGGCGGAGTTCGCCGACCCGGACACACCGGAGCCGGTGGCGGGCGCGGACCTCGTCGCGCACGTCGAGGCCGTGCTGACCCGGTTCCCGGACCTGGTGCTCGACTTCGCGCCGGCCGCTGACGCGGGCGGCACCGCCGTGCTCACCTGGACCCTGGCCGCCACGCACCGCGCCCCCTACCTGGGGATACCGGGCACGGGCGGTGCGGCGGCGGTTGCCGGCGTCGACGTGCTGACCGTCGTGGACGGCGCGGTGCGCGTGCGCCGCCACTTCGACCGCGTCGCGCTGGCCTCGTCGCTCGGCCACAGGGCGCGCTTCCTCCTCAGCCGCGACGAGGTGCAGGAGTACGGCATCAGCGCCCGCACCACGATGGGCAGGACCGAGTACCCGCGGGTGCTGACGTTCACCTACCTGGACTTCCGCGACGACGTCGAGGGCGCGGACGTCGACCTGCTCAGCACCGAGGTGGTCAAGTCGCTGCGCGCCTCGAAGGGCTTCCTCGGCGTGGGCACGTTCGAGATCGGCACCCGCAAGTACACGGTCAGCGCCTTCGACCGCCCGGAGTCGGTCCGCGCCGTGCACGCCCGGCCGCACCAGCGGTCCCTGCGGAAGTTCTTCCGCGGCGGCCTGTGCACCGGGGCGTACACCAGCGTGTGGGTGCTGGAGCGGGAGACCCTCCACCTGCGCTGCCCCGACTGCGAGGAGGTGGTCGACGTGGGCGCGGGCAAGACCTGCGCGTGCGGCACCACCCCGACCCCCGACCCCCTGTTCTGA
- a CDS encoding nitroreductase family protein, whose translation MTGLPFDVLETDRLLTTTRSVRRRLDLDRPVPRAVLEEALEVAVQAPTANDQQNWRWVVITEQAVKDQLAELFDISWQFHQKEVWTRSGRRRNNPQARKNNASAAALAETIARVPALVIPCVLGRPPDIGAIDAEWLGATGTRNLGTWQEGVRIGAMRASNFYGSIFPAVWSFQLALRSRGLGSTITCMHLPFERQVGELLGIPAGVTQVCLVPVAYTIGTDFRPAKRVPAKERTSWERWQA comes from the coding sequence GTGACCGGCCTGCCCTTCGACGTGCTGGAGACCGACCGGCTGCTCACCACCACCCGGTCGGTGCGCCGCAGGCTCGACCTCGACCGGCCCGTGCCGCGCGCGGTGCTCGAAGAGGCGCTGGAGGTCGCCGTCCAGGCGCCGACCGCGAACGACCAGCAGAACTGGCGCTGGGTCGTGATCACCGAGCAGGCGGTGAAGGACCAGCTGGCGGAGCTCTTCGACATCTCCTGGCAGTTCCACCAGAAAGAGGTGTGGACGCGGTCCGGGCGCCGGCGCAACAACCCGCAGGCGAGGAAGAACAACGCCTCCGCCGCCGCGCTGGCCGAGACCATCGCCAGGGTGCCCGCGCTGGTGATCCCGTGCGTGCTCGGCCGGCCGCCGGACATCGGCGCGATCGACGCCGAGTGGCTCGGCGCGACCGGCACCCGCAACCTCGGCACCTGGCAGGAGGGCGTGCGGATCGGGGCCATGCGGGCCAGCAACTTCTACGGCTCGATCTTCCCCGCGGTCTGGTCGTTCCAGCTGGCCCTGCGCAGCCGCGGTCTCGGCAGCACGATCACGTGCATGCACCTGCCGTTCGAGCGGCAGGTCGGTGAGCTGCTCGGCATCCCAGCCGGTGTCACCCAGGTCTGCCTGGTACCGGTCGCCTACACGATCGGCACCGATTTCCGCCCCGCCAAGCGGGTTCCAGCCAAGGAACGCACGTCCTGGGAGAGGTGGCAGGCATGA
- the fabG gene encoding 3-oxoacyl-ACP reductase FabG: MFAEGSVAVVTGGSRGIGRAVVVDLAAHGVHVVVNYSRSEEQAKELVAQVEQNGGSASAVRADVTDEDAVRELFRSVRSEHGRLDVLVTSAGVTRDRHLVAMSSAQFRETMDINVHGTFLACREAMRIMQHQRRGAIVTLSSASGLDGGFPGQTNYVASKGAIIAFTKALSYEAAPHGVRVNVVAPGFVETDMTKVIPAKLRDGYASRIRLGRMGRPEEIANLVTFLASDKASYITSETFVANGGGLG, from the coding sequence ATGTTCGCCGAAGGATCGGTCGCCGTGGTCACCGGCGGGTCGCGCGGGATCGGGCGGGCTGTCGTGGTCGACCTGGCGGCTCACGGTGTGCACGTCGTGGTCAACTACTCGCGCTCGGAGGAACAGGCCAAGGAGCTGGTCGCGCAGGTCGAGCAGAACGGCGGCAGCGCGAGCGCGGTGCGGGCCGACGTGACCGACGAGGACGCGGTGCGCGAGCTGTTCCGCTCCGTGCGCTCCGAGCACGGCAGGCTCGACGTGCTGGTCACCAGCGCGGGCGTGACGCGGGACCGGCACCTGGTCGCGATGAGCAGCGCCCAGTTCCGCGAGACGATGGACATCAACGTGCACGGCACGTTCCTGGCCTGCCGCGAGGCGATGCGCATCATGCAGCACCAGCGGCGCGGCGCGATCGTGACCCTCAGCTCCGCGAGCGGCCTGGACGGCGGCTTCCCCGGCCAGACCAACTACGTCGCGTCCAAGGGCGCGATCATCGCGTTCACCAAGGCGCTGTCCTACGAGGCCGCTCCGCACGGCGTGCGCGTCAACGTGGTGGCGCCGGGATTCGTCGAAACCGACATGACCAAGGTCATCCCCGCGAAGCTGCGCGACGGCTACGCCTCGCGCATCCGGCTCGGCCGCATGGGCCGTCCGGAGGAGATCGCGAACCTGGTCACGTTCCTGGCTTCCGACAAGGCGTCCTACATCACCAGCGAGACGTTCGTCGCCAACGGCGGCGGGCTCGGCTGA